From the genome of Spinacia oleracea cultivar Varoflay chromosome 2, BTI_SOV_V1, whole genome shotgun sequence, one region includes:
- the LOC110803510 gene encoding B3 domain-containing protein REM10, whose protein sequence is MESDGSHKQLNKPSSVTRSEMGNKPKHSSNKASFIKVLGRDFAKQLQLPEEFTANMNGYVPHRFIIESGMTRKCWRVEVEKDEDGRMYFRDGWADFVEAHSLGVGNFLLFEYEEQSIFQARIYGRNGCERTITADNNKGGQSQPPKPIDVDDGEESEALEYEPVLEKCHRKKPSRLAPRKYGRGIYKKKLGVPRPYRRTAQVSLSEKNLSFSIIIHYSKNHQFYQLTIPKIVSLKMKLPSRDDLKFQDAEGKCWTVTLGHRRDGRAILCHGWKEFMKENKISHGDKVQFEFVSDELVRFHVTKASEADKHQSDEETGSLNMDSKHNDKPIEARMSAKKNSSESGTSFSLIWKEACNRSYLYMPKSVVRAQNMKNKESVVLRDPEGKCWPLEVKKITGDRIVVARGWAEFWKGYGISNGDLLEFKFASEYLIHLNIKPSTMTPLEPDVEDAVVCYNEEALAIEPGAVITREEFDAAIQPTEEAVVMQEEFAAATTTNQPEVNDIIY, encoded by the exons ATGGAAAGTGACGGATCTCACAAGCAGCTCAACAAACCAAGCTCAG TAACCAGGAGTGAAATGGGCAATAAGCCGAAGCATTCAAGCAATAAAGCTTCGTTCATTAAGGTTCTTGGTCGTGACTTCGCCAAACAATTG caactacccgaaGAATTTACTGCAAACATGAACGGCTATGTTCCTCATCGATTCATCATCGAAAGTGGTATGACAAGGAAATGCTGGAGGGTGGAAGTGGAAAAGGACGAAGATGGGAGGATGTATTTCCGAGATGGTTGGGCTGATTTCGTGGAAGCACATTCTTTAGGAGTTGGCAACTTCTTGCTCTTTGAGTACGAAGAACAATCAATTTTCCAGGCGAGAATATATGGGCGTAACGGGTGTGAAAGGACTATAACGGCGGATAATAATAAAGGAGGTCAGAGTCAGCCCCCAAAACCTATCGATGTCGATGATGGAGAGGAAAGTGAAGCCTTGGAATATGAACCGGTACTAGAGAAATGTCATCGTAAAAAACCATCAAGATTGGCGCCAAGGAAAT ATGGAAGGGGCATATATAAGAAGAAGCTCGGAGTTCCTAGGCCGTATAGGAGGACAGCCCAAGTGTCGCTTAGTGAAAAGAATTTGTCTTTCTCAATTATAATTCACTACTCGAAGAACCACCAATTTTACCAGCTG ACTATTCCAAAGATAGTTTCACTAAAGATGAAGTTACCGAGCAGAGATGATCTGAAATTCCAGGATGCCGAAGGGAAATGCTGGACCGTGACCCTTGGACATAGAAGGGATGGTCGTGCAATTCTTTGTCACGGGTGGAAGGAATTCATGAAAGAAAACAAGATCTCACACGGGGATAAGGTACAATTTGAGTTCGTGTCAGATGAGCTAGTTCGCTTTCATGTGACAAAGGCCTCGGAGGCTGATAAACACCAGTCCGATGAAGAAACCGGATCCTTGAATATGGATA GTAAACATAATGATAAGCCAATTGAAGCTAGAATGAGTGCTAAGAAAAATTCCAGCGAGTCTGGAACTTCGTTTTCTTTGATATGGAAGGAGGCCTGTAATAGATCGTATCTG TACATGCCGAAGTCGGTTGTTCGAGCCCAGAACATGAAGAACAAAGAGAGCGTGGTGCTCCGCGATCCGGAAGGGAAGTGCTGGCCTCTCGAAGTTAAAAAAATAACAGGTGACCGTATCGTTGTAGCGAGAGGCTGGGCTGAATTCTGGAAAGGATATGGAATATCAAATGGTGACTTGTTAGAATTCAAGTTTGCTTCAGAGTACCTAATTCATCTGAATATAAAACCAAGTACAATGACACCATTAGAACCCGATGTTGAAGACGCTGTCGTCTGCTATAACGAGGAAGCTCTTGCTATCGAGCCAGGCGCAGTCATCACACGGGAAGAATTCGATGCTGCGATTCAGCCAACAGAAGAAGCAGTTGTTATGCAGGAAGAATTTGCTGCAGCAACCACCACTAATCAACCTGAAGTAAACGACATTATCTACTAA